From the genome of Bactrocera oleae isolate idBacOlea1 chromosome 2, idBacOlea1, whole genome shotgun sequence, one region includes:
- the CkIIalpha gene encoding casein kinase II subunit alpha — MTLPSAARVYTDVNAHKPDEYWDYENYVVEWANQDDYQLVRKLGRGKYSEVFEAINITTTEKCVVKILKPVKKKKIKREIKILENLRGGTNIITLLAVVKDPVSRTPALIFEHVNNTDFKQLYQTLTDYEIRYYLFELLKALDYCHSMGIMHRDVKPHNVMIDHENRKLRLIDWGLAEFYHPGQEYNVRVASRYFKGPELLVDYQMYDYSLDMWSLGCMLASMIFRKEPFFHGHDNYDQLVRIAKVLGTEELYAYLDKYNIELDPRFHDILQRHSRKRWERFVHSDNQHLVSPEALDFLDKLLRYDHVERLTAREAMAHPYFLPIVNGQIKSTSQQ, encoded by the coding sequence ATGACACTCCCAAGTGCTGCCCGAGTTTATACAGATGTGAACGCACACAAACCGGATGAATATTGGGACTACGAGAATTATGTAGTTGAATGGGCTAATCAGGATGATTACCAGTTGGTTCGCAAATTGGGCCGTGGAAAATACTCGGAAGTATTTGAAGCTATAAATATTACAACGACGGAGAAGTGTGTGGTTAAAATCCTCAAACCagtaaagaagaagaaaattaagcgtgaaataaaaattttagaaaatttgcgTGGTGGAACTAATATAATTACTCTATTAGCGGTTGTAAAAGATCCCGTTTCACGTACCCCCGCATTAATATTTGAGCACGTCAATAACACCGATTTTAAACAATTATATCAAACTTTAACGGACTATGAGATCCGTTATTACTTATTTGAATTACTAAAGGCTCTGGACTATTGTCATAGTATGGGTATTATGCACAGGGATGTAAAACCTCATAACGTTATGATTGACCACGAAAATCGTAAACTACGCCTGATTGATTGGGGTTTGGCAGAATTTTATCATCCTGGCCAGGAGTACAATGTTCGAGTAGCGTCTCGATATTTCAAAGGACCGGAGTTGCTTGTTGATTACCAAATGTATGATTACTCGTTAGACATGTGGTCCTTGGGCTGTATGTTAGCTTCAATGATTTTTCGGAAAGAACCCTTTTTTCATGGGCATGATAATTATGACCAACTCGTCCGTATTGCCAAAGTGCTTGGCACTGAAGAATTGTATGCATATTTAGATAAATACAATATTGAGCTAGATCCTCGTTTCCATGACATTTTGCAAAGGCATTCTCGAAAGAGATGGGAAAGATTTGTCCACTCGGATAATCAACATCTTGTTTCACCAGAGGCCCTCGATTTTCTTGATAAGCTTTTGCGTTATGATCACGTTGAAAGGTTGACTGCACGTGAAGCAATGGCTCATCCCTACTTTTTACCAATTGTGAACGGGCAAATAAAATCTACCAGTCAGCAATAA